The following is a genomic window from Vitis vinifera cultivar Pinot Noir 40024 chromosome 6, ASM3070453v1.
tagacaagtcaagccCTTTAAATTTCTAGGTGAGCTTTCTCAATCTCTCATAAGAGACATCTTAGCAATAAGCATATATCTTGATTTTGagcaaaacaaagaaaacaaagtgTATTAAAGGATAGaataagagaaaatggaaataaagaaaTGCTTAATAGCACATCTAATAATCATTTCATATAAACAACTTCCTCTTTTCCTTTCATTGGGTTTTGTTAGGGGTAATTACAAGGTTCGGTTTTGGTTGATTATCAATCTAAGTTcgattttgattgatttttaatCAAACGTTCAGTTTTGGTCAATTTTTAATCTAAGATTCGGTTTTGGTTGGTTTTTAATCCAACGTTCGGTTTTGATCCATCTATAATCCAAACTTCGGTTTTGGTCGATTTTTAATCCGAGAACTAAATTAGGTTTCTTGGTTTTGAATAAATTGGAATAGATTACAACCAATTTGATTATTGAACGTAATCTATCATACATAGCATCATTTCAATGTGATTAGGTCTATATATTTTGGACCAGAATTTGGCccatataatgaaaatattttatatcaatttgCTGCTTGCCATAAAGAGAAAAGGTCGTGAGAAAAAGAGGAgagaatgaatttgaaaaaatcacataaaaatGGCAAGATAAAATTCGGTTCGAATTATTTTTCACATTGATTAACAGGTACGACACGTCTTTTTTTGCCCAACCCaacttttgtttgtttgtgtgtTTGTATGCTTTGAATTGAGTTGATGGAGGGTTTTCTTGTAGCTTGGTGATGCCTCCATGTCTGCTTTTCCTTTTTGCTCTTTCCTCTTATTGAAATGACCTCAGTTTTGTTCTTTAGTGACATGAAAACAGAATCGATAGACTCCATTTCCCATCACAAGTACTCTTAATGCCTCTCACACATCTTccaaaaataagaagaaggaaGAAATCATAAGAAGACgacaagagaagaagaagaaagaaaatgccCAACACTTCCTGaattctgtttttaaaaataaataaaaagttttatttgataattattttggaaaatagttttttaaaacagtttttaaaagttgttctctaatattttgtaaaataaaagtttgtttaagaatttaaaatatttttaacttttttttaatataattttataacaaatgctttatttttaattattttacacgtttatataatatttttttaaataatctttgaaaaacaaatgaaaataatagaattaaaagatattttttataaatatcattttttttgtttttaaaaatagaaaataaaaaacggCTTCTTATTACGAAACgtatgtttttattgttttattctagaaaatggaaaactattttaaaaaatggttaccAAACATGTTTAAAGTGACGagataaatgtaaaaaaaaaaaaagaaaagaaaaggattaAGTTATAGAGCAAAGGCCACCAAACGACACATGTGATAGCCTAAATAATTTGCTAATTGGGATTTTGTGAGTGGACGTATATATAAATAGAGAGTTGTGCTCCTTCATTTATACAGCATGAAGACCTAGTCAAACCAGTGAGTTTGATAGAAGCGTAGGAGGGGGGTTCCACAGGCTTGGCAAAAGATCAGAGGAAGTGTCGAATCTGATGTGGACCACTATCAAGCTACTTGTAAGATAGCATATCTTCCATTCTATTCTATGATATATGGGCATCTGGGaatctttccttttcttctccctttttctcCCTTCTCTCTATGACTGATACTTAGATGGAAAACAGACTCAACTCAACTCCAACACTGAAAATGAGGAAAAGTCTGTGAAGCAAGCAGCCTGCAGCAAGGTAATTAATGTTGTTGAAAATAAACTGCTTTCAATGTTGCATTTATTGTCTTTGCTTCTGGGttcattgaaattttgaaagaaccCACAGCAAAAATCTGCTTGTCTGCTGTGAATTTTGGTTCTTCTTCTCACTTGTTTGGAAGTTTTGGAAGCATAGGTTGCAGAAATATTAATGGGTTTGCAGCTCTTTTGAGCGTATACATGATTTTTGGTTGCCACTTTCAACTCATGTGTCCACAAAATCTCTAGTTTTCAATCTCTTATGTGGTTGATGACAAATAAGGCAAGACAACTACTTTTAGCATTTGATTTtgtatagtaattttttagaacaatttttgaaaatattttttatttttatttttgacgtactcaatttttgctttttatataagacaaaaaaacTTTAGTTTAatacttataaattattttttaactcatttaaagacctttttcttttatcaattatttgataattattcaACCTAgtcttgatatatttttttttctgttgatATTGGTATTCATCCGGACCTCAATACTGACCTTCTAtcatttacttaataactaagtagtaaaaattataataaatcaagCCCATGATTCATATAATTAAACCAATTTAcgataataaaattttatcatctaattaaaacataattGAAGATGCTCATAATCTTTATTGGTGTCGATACGAAAGTCAAaggatatttgattttttagtttttttttaaacaaatttactTTCGACTttactttgtttgttttttttatttttcttttataatttattataaatttttaattgaatagaaaaaaggtcaaatatttgcttttttttaaatggaaaaactttttttttcttttactttttaatacttaataaaaataaaatgacaacttaatatttaacactattaaatattatttagttttaagttcaatttagaattaagtgaaaaaacaaacaccacctaaaaaGGTGTtttgtcttttaatttttttataaaagtaatttgtttttaaactttaaactgtttgttattttactttttttttatgatttattacaaatttttaaccgaaaaaaaaaataaaatatttaattttttttaaattaaaaaaaagtaatatattgattttttttactctttaatacttaataaaaataaaatattacaaaaacaaacaacttaatacttaacattattaaatattatttagttttaaattttatttaaataattagttGTTGAATAtactcttgttttttatttttgttttaggaaataatattttaaaatatatgtgttaattatcttttaaaaaataaaaaccaatagAAAAGGAGGGCAGAAAAGTAATACGGTAGGTCATAGAAGGGCATTTTGGTCAACCCGGTGACATCATTACCGATTGTACGAAACTCTTACGTCTAATCTCGATCGTCGGCCCAGAAATCGAAATACATCTGAGCCGTCAGAGGAAACTAATCTTCGAATTTCAGCCGAAGTTGTCTGCTTCTGAGTAGGACGAGCAGTTAAGCTGATGTTTGTTTGCTGAGAAAGAGAAAcgaaaactaaaatttttgagaaatttaatGGTTTGTATTAGCTTCGATTCCACGAAAATGCCCTCGATTAAAAACCATGTACTTAcattatgatttattttctaaCTTGGACCAATAATTTTTCAAGGAGTTTTGCTCAAAGACTGAGTTGCAGAAAGCCCATCTCCAATCACAGTGAAACACAGAAGGTTGTTCGACACCTTCTTCAAAATGAGAAAAGCGACATTTGGCAATTGTGTATACAATGTCAGGGCTGAGGGTTTTTTTGCTGGGTGTTTTTCCTTCATTCTGGTTCACACACGTCTCTGCTTTTTTGTGGTGGTTCCAATGGGCTGGATTTTCAGAAACAGCTTTTCTGGAATATGGACACACCATATCATATGGTGACCGTTTTCAATGagataatttttgttttagttgagGCCCCTTCTGAAAGTGAGAGATGCTTCTCTTTTTCCTCTGGCCACTAAATTTTGTAGCTGTTGTGCTgacgggtttttttttttttttctttttttctgtttttattgtGGGGGTGTCTGTAATCTGATATTGGGTTGTTGAATCACAAGGTTGGTTTTGAGATTTCAGCTTCTTTAGGCTATGCTTTTGATAGGGAAGGACACTTGTTTTTCTTCTGGGCTTTGAATTTGAAGCGCTTATTTTTATGGGTGTTGATCTTTCAAAGCTGATTCTAGTCTCTgagtttgaatttttgtttccaCCAGAAGGTTCAAGGAACtttctttgaattaaacatTTTCTGCTTTTGGGACTTTAAGTTTGAAGCTCTTGGTTTGATGGAAATCTTATATAAATCTATCACTTGGGAGGTTGGTTTTGGAAACCAGGCTTTGGTGGTTCTTGGTTTCCATTTCCTTAATTGGGTCATATTATAACAAGTCTGTGGGTACTCTTCTTTTGTTTGGCTATTAATGGACAGTGGTTTTCTTGAttgtaaaatttgtttttctatgaTTTGAAGCAATGGGTATTCAatgaatgatgatgatgatgatgatgatgatgatgatggaatATTGCAGGTTATGAAGATTCAATTGTGAATTTTTTTCGGGTTCTCTTCAGCACCATTTGCTTGATTAAGTCTGCTTTGTACAGACAGACCTCTCGTTGGAGTCTTCCCTCAAAAGGGTGATTTTGCATTCTCAAGTATGGCCGAGGAAGATGGTCTCTGTCAATCCCGTGATGGGAAGGGAATCCCCCTCTGGATATTCTTAAAGGATGCAAGGTAATACTTCAATTTTCAGCGCATTCCACCAAGTAGTTACacccattttcattttgaaaaatttcatCTATTGTATGTGTTAATCCCATATATCTTGTCAAATCCAGAATCACACATCTATAATCCCATATATCTTGTCAAATTCTTCATTCAACTAAccttgaaattttttcaaagactACTTATTTCAGCAGCCACATTTAATACCTCTTACTTAGCTTTCCATGGGGTGGTTATTGATTCTCTGAAAAGTCTCATGAAGGATGTTTGTTCAAAAGTATATTTCTGCCTTTCTGTTGATGCCATGGACTTTTCTGCTCAACTTGAATACAACTTTTCAAAGAGGGTTATGGAGAAGATGTTTTCTGTAATTTCCATATAGTGAATTAACAATAAGAATGATTAACaggataaaagaaaatttggttGAATTACTTGTCTTTACATCAAGGGTGTGTTACATGCCTTATTCCTAGAAATTCTGATTGATTTGATGCTCAAATTTGTTGTTTTGGTTTCTTTTCCACTTGGTTCCTTAAAATGAATGGGCAGATTCGCCTTCAAAATGGATGAGCTTGGTTTGGAAATAGCACAAATTGCATTTCCAGCAGCACTGGCTCTGACAGCAGATCCTATTGCTTCTCTGGTTGACACGGCATTCATTGGCCAGTTAGGTATGCATTTCCCTCTCATACAGTTCCTTGAGTTCTGGTTATATTAGCATTTCTTTCTTaccatgctttttttttttagattttcagACTTCATTGTTTGCTAAATGTTATCTCTTATGAGTTGATTCTCTGCTAGCTACTACCTGCAAAGTTTTAGAGTAAGGCAGCTAGCTCATTAGGGGGTCAACATAGTGGTACTATAATATAGCTTACATCCTCGTCTGATGGCCGCCTACCCTGATATTCTCTGATGGGTTTTGGAGACTAACTCATTGTTGTGTTCTTTTGATAATTGAAAGGACTCACATGGTATTCGATTTTGTTTCATAATCCATATAGGTCCAGTGGAACTTGCTGCTGTAGGAGTTTCTATTGCTGTGTTCAATCAAGTATCAAGGATCGCAATATTCCCACTTGTCAGTGTCACAACCTCTTTCGTTGCTGAAGAGGATACCATTGGAATACTGGACTCTGAACCTGAAGTTAGCAAAAGTGTGGAAATGGGCTCAGCTGTAAATGGTGAAACCAAAAAGTTGATACCAAAGGGTACTCTTTACTTTCACCCCttcttttcccttgttttctctCTTTAGGTTAGGTATTGTCAAGTTCTCACAAGTGTTCATTCAAATTCTTTCAGTAATCTTAATTATATTCGTCTTCCACTACTTCTCTCAGGTTCTGGTGAGAGACCATACGATTTAGAAATGCATGGTAGTGGTCATGATACACCAAAGTTTGAGAGTAAAAGGCATATCCCATCAGCCTCAGCTGCACTGGTTGTTGGTGGTATCCTTGGCCTCATCCAAGCCATATTTCTCATTTCTGGAGCAAAACCTATATTGAACTTCATGGGAGTCCATTCTGTAAGTAGTACCTTAGTTATGGAAACAAGAAAAACCTcttcaaatttactttttttcgTCTCATTTAGTCCCTAGATTTGTAACCCATGATTCAGTGAAGGGCTGTTTTTTTTCATATAGGATTCCCCTATGCTAGCCCCAGCACAAGAATACTTGACTCTGAGATCACTTGGTGCTCCTGCTGTTCTTCTATCATTAGCCATGCAAGGGGTCTTTCGCGGATTTAAGGATACAAAAACTCCTCTATATGCCACTGGTAAGTAGAGAGAGGATGAAATGTCGTATAAGAACAAATATTCAACCTCTTGTATATGGAGCTGAGATTTTCGCTTGACTCTAATCCATTGTTTACCTGGTCTAATTCAGTGGCAGGAGACGTAACAAACATAATTTTAGACCCGatatttatgtttgttttcCATATGGGTGTCGGTGGTGCAGCCATTGCCCATGTTATATCTCAGTAAGTTACTTCCTATTGCAGCTCAAAAGCTAAATTACAGTGGCATCACCCCTATTTGTCTTACACTATTGGCAAATTCTCATGGTTTTCACATTTGTATGATCACTATAGGTACATTATTTCTGTAATCCTTTTTTGGAAATTAATGCAACAAGTCGAACTCTTACCTCCAAGTACCAAAGTTCTGCGATTTGGTCGATTTCTGAAAAATGGTGAGGATTTAACTCTATTACAGAAAACACTCTGACAGCATTCAGCATATCTCATAATACTATCATGATCTAAAAATTTATCACTGCTGAATTGAAATCCTTGCTTTTGGTCAGACAACTATGAGCATCATTGTTGAATTTAACCTATTTGGAGAAATTTCACGAATCAAACGTGACTGATCCATCACCTTTTTGTGCTCTAAACTCCAGGTTTGCTATTACTGATGAGGGTTATAGCTGTGACATTCTGTGTGACTCTAGCTGCATCTTTAGCTGCACGCCAGGGACCAACATCCATGGCTGCATTCCAGGTCTGCTTGCAGGTTTGGTTGGCAACGTCTCTTCTTGCTGATGGCTTAGCGGTCGCCGGGCAGGTTAGAAGTGCAGATCTTTATACTCTCATCTTggacaaatttgttttttgaggctCTCTTTCTTTGAACTTACCAGTCTTCAAAATTTTTCAGGCCATACTTGCTAGCGCATTTGCTAAACAGGACTACAGCAAGGCCACAGCTGCTGCATCAAGAGTATTGCAGGTTCTTTGACTAGCCTTTAACCGAAGAACAATCATGACTTTCTTCTTTGTCTAGGGTAATTGTCTGATAAATCTTGTGTGGACCTATTTTCCAGTTGGGGTTGGTTCTGGGGTTGGTTCTGTCATCCATCCTTGGAACTGGAATGCAGTCTGCAGCAAAACTGTTCACAAAGGATCTCAGTGTCCTCCATCTCATCAGTATAGGCATTCCGGTATCCCCTCTTGACTGTAGACCAAAAAACACAAGATCTCTACCTCT
Proteins encoded in this region:
- the LOC100241685 gene encoding protein DETOXIFICATION 42 isoform X2, with protein sequence MAEEDGLCQSRDGKGIPLWIFLKDARFAFKMDELGLEIAQIAFPAALALTADPIASLVDTAFIGQLGPVELAAVGVSIAVFNQVSRIAIFPLVSVTTSFVAEEDTIGILDSEPEVSKSVEMGSAVNGETKKLIPKGSGERPYDLEMHGSGHDTPKFESKRHIPSASAALVVGGILGLIQAIFLISGAKPILNFMGVHSDSPMLAPAQEYLTLRSLGAPAVLLSLAMQGVFRGFKDTKTPLYATVAGDVTNIILDPIFMFVFHMGVGGAAIAHVISQYIISVILFWKLMQQVELLPPSTKVLRFGRFLKNGLLLLMRVIAVTFCVTLAASLAARQGPTSMAAFQVCLQVWLATSLLADGLAVAGQAILASAFAKQDYSKATAAASRVLQLGLVLGLVLSSILGTGMQSAAKLFTKDLSVLHLISIGIPFVAVTQPINSLAFVFDGVNFGASDFAYSAYSMVLVAIVSILCLFILSSSFGFVGIWVALTIYVTLRAFAGFWRIGTGSGPWSFLRS
- the LOC100241685 gene encoding protein DETOXIFICATION 42 isoform X1, encoding MAEEDGLCQSRDGKGIPLWIFLKDARFAFKMDELGLEIAQIAFPAALALTADPIASLVDTAFIGQLGPVELAAVGVSIAVFNQVSRIAIFPLVSVTTSFVAEEDTIGILDSEPEVSKSVEMGSAVNGETKKLIPKGSGERPYDLEMHGSGHDTPKFESKRHIPSASAALVVGGILGLIQAIFLISGAKPILNFMGVHSDSPMLAPAQEYLTLRSLGAPAVLLSLAMQGVFRGFKDTKTPLYATVAGDVTNIILDPIFMFVFHMGVGGAAIAHVISQYIISVILFWKLMQQVELLPPSTKVLRFGRFLKNGLLLLMRVIAVTFCVTLAASLAARQGPTSMAAFQVCLQVWLATSLLADGLAVAGQAILASAFAKQDYSKATAAASRVLQLGLVLGLVLSSILGTGMQSAAKLFTKDLSVLHLISIGIPFVAVTQPINSLAFVFDGVNFGASDFAYSAYSMVSLISSLSVTQIFLHGLIEINLLSTKGSGGHSQHLVLVHSLVQFRLCRNLGGADHLCDTESICWLLEVTHLCQNI